A single region of the Ictalurus punctatus breed USDA103 chromosome 26, Coco_2.0, whole genome shotgun sequence genome encodes:
- the LOC108258915 gene encoding mitogen-activated protein kinase kinase kinase kinase 4 isoform X6 translates to MANDSPAKSLVDIDLSSLRDPAGIFELVEVVGNGTYGQVYKGRHVKTGQLAAIKVMDVTEDEEEEIKLEINMLKKYSHHRNIATYYGAFIKKSPPGHDDQLWLVMEFCGAGSITDLVKNTKNGLKEDWIAYISREILRGLAHLHAHHVIHRDIKGQNVLLTENAEVKLVDFGVSAQLDRTVGRRNTFIGTPYWMAPEVIACDENPDATYDYRSDLWSCGITAIEMAEGAPPLCDMHPMRALFLIPRNPPPRLKSKKWSKKFINFIENCLVKNYTQRPPTDQLLKHPFIRDQPNERQVRIQLKDHIDHTRKKRGERDETEYDWSLSEEEDDEAPEAEGEPSSIVNVPGESTLRRDFIRLQQENKERSEALKRQQLLQEQQLREQEEYKRQLLAERQKRIEQQKEQRRRLEEQQRRERELRRQQEREQRRREQEEKRRVEEMERRRKEEDERRRAEEEKRRNDREQEYIRRQLEEEQRHLEILQQQLLHEQAMLLADERYRKNHQGSPQTAPPKQQPPVPPRSSEPYSNGNSSSESSSMHKPMEPQVQWSHLAALKNNASAPPVSRSHSFSDPVPNFAHLHLRSQEPHHPAHPAHPAHPARSEHPHPLPLSLSRSHETSETSVNDEVPPKVPVRTTSRSPVLSRRDSPLQNNQQSSQPGQRNAGSNVEPRLLWDRVEKLARPGSGSSSGSSNSSSQTSSQSSGEKFRVRSSSKSEGSPHQRPENAGKKLEEKKDFVRPARPSDLTLLANEVRAIEEARPPHKVTDYSSSSEDSDSEEDDEVEQELGNESTSGTEDSRASSSKVSNGETESVKTMIVHDEAESDTAITPSKDGTLIVRQSVAEKIRLVPGPGTGPVPGPGHGPALGHQERNGFAGRIHLLPDLIQQSHHSPSPSITSSPSSSHTSPSMSPQSALERLLASETLSGSNSLQKHKSSSSFTPFIDPRLLQISPSTGSSLNNMAVIGNDLRLHEVLRPDPMRKGSVVNVNPVNTRPQSDTPEIRKYKKRFNSEILCAALWGVNLLVGTESGLLLLDRSGQGKVYPLINRRRFQQMDVLEGLNVLVTISGKKNKLRVYYLSWLRNKILHNDPEVEKKQGWTTVGELEGCVHYKVVKYERIKFLVLALKNSVEVYAWAPKPYHKFMAFKSFGDLVHKPLLVDLTVEEGQRLKVIYGSCSGFHAVDVDSGAVYDIYLPTHIQTSIQSHAIIILPNTDGIELLVCYEDEGVYVNTYGRITKDVVLQWGEMPTSVAYIRSNQIMGWGEKAIEIRSVETGHLDGVFMHKRAQRLKFLCERNDKVFFASVRQGGASQVYFMTLGRSNLLSW, encoded by the exons CTGGTGATGGAATTCTGTGGAGCTGGCTCAATCACAGACCTGGTGAAGAACACGAAGAACGGCCTGAAGGAGGATTGGATCGCCTACATTTCACGAGAGATCCTCCGA GGTCTGGCACATTTGCATGCACACCACGTCATCCACCGTGACATCAAAGGCCAGAACGTCCTGCTCACCGAGAACGCCGAGGTCAAACTAG TTGATTTTGGCGTGAGCGCTCAGTTGGACCGGACAGTCGGCAGGAGGAACACTTTCATCGGCACACCTTACTGGATGGCACCCGAGGTCATTGCCTGTGATGAGAACCCTGACGCTACTTATGACTACAGA AGTGACCTGTGGTCGTGTGGAATCACTGCTATCGAAATGGCCGAAGGCGCTCCCC CACTTTGTGACATGCACCCAATGCGAGCTCTCTTCCTCATCCCGAGAAATCCACCTCCTCGACTCAAGTCCAAAAAATG GTCCAAGAAGTTCATCAATTTTATCGAGAATTGTTTGGTGAAGAACTACACTCAGAGGCCACCCACCGATCAGCTCCTGAAACACCCGTTCATCAGAGACCAGCCGAACGAAAGGCAGGTCCGCATCCAGCTCAAGGACCACATCGACCACACACGCAAgaagaggggggagagag ATGAGACGGAGTATGATTGGAGTCTaagtgaagaagaagatgatgaggCTCCGGAGGCGGAAGGAGAACCCAG TTCTATAGTGAACGTACCTGGCGAGTCGACGCTGCGGCGGGACTTCATCCGTCTgcagcaggaaaacaaggagCGCTCGGAGGCCCTGAAGAGACAGCAGCTCCTTCAGGAGCAGCAGCTCCGCGAGCAAGAGGAGTACAAGCGCCAACTGCTGGCCGAGCGCCAGAAGCGCATAGAGCAGCAGAAAGAGCAAAGGAGACGCCTGGAGGAG CAACAGCGGCGTGAGCGAGAGCTGAGAAGGCAGCAGGAGCGCGAGCAGAGGCGGCGGGAACAGGAGGAGAAAAGGAGAGTAGAGGAGATGGAGCGCCGGCGCAAGGAGGAGGACGAGCGCAGGAGGGCGGAGGAGGAGAAAAGACGGAATGATCGTGAACAG GAATATATCCGCCGTCAGCTGGAAGAGGAGCAGAGGCATCTAGAGATCCTTCAGCAGCAGCTGCTTCACGAGCAGGCCATGTTACTG GCTGATGAAAGATACCGCAAGAACCATCAGGGCTCGCCTCAGACAGCTCCACCCAAGCAGCAGCCGCCAGTACCTCCCCGTTCATCTGAGCCCTATTCTAACGGGAACTCCTCATCCGAGTCCTCAAGCATGCACAAGCCCATGGAACCGCAG GTCCAGTGGTCTCACCTGGCCGCTCTAAAGAACAACGCGTCCGCTCCCCCCGTGTCCCGTTCTCATTCCTTCAGCGATCCAGTTCCTAATTTTGCACATCTCCATCTGCGCTCTCAAGAGCCACACCACCCAGCGCACCCTGCTCACCCAGCACACCCTGCACGCTCTGAGCATCCTCACCCTCTGCCCCTTTCACTGTCTCGGAGCCATGAGACCTCTGAAACATCAGTCAATGACGAGGTTCCACCAAAG GTTCCCGTGAGGACGACATCCAGATCACCTGTACTGTCCCGCAGAGACTCCCCACTTCAGAACAACCAGCAAAGCAGCCAACCTGGACAGAGGAATGCTGGAAG TAACGTGGAACCGCGTCTGCTGTGGGATCGGGTGGAGAAGCTGGCTAGACCAGGCAGTGGAAGCTCTTCTGGCTCCAGTAACTCCAGCTCACAGACTAGCTCTCAGAGTTCAGGGGAGAAGTTCAGGGTTCGCT CATCTTCAAAATCCGAGGGCTCGCCACATCAACGCCCGGAAAATGCTGGCAAAAAattggaggagaagaaggactTTGTCAGACCAGCCAGGCcctct GATCTCACTCTACTGGCCAATGAGGTGCGTGCAATTGAAGAAGCTCGTCCTCCTCACAAGGTGACTGACTACTCCTCATCTAGTGAGGACTCTGATTCAGAAGAGGATGATGAGGTGGAACAGGAGCTGGGCAACGAGTCTACATCTGGCACCGAGGACTCGAGGGCAAG CTCCTCGAAAGTTAGCAATGGTGAGACGGAGTCAGTGAAGACCATGATTGTTCACGACGAAGCAGAAAGCGACACAGCCATCACACCCTCTAAAGACGGCACTTTAATCGTCAGACAG AGCGTAGCAGAGAAAATCCGATTGGTTCCCGGGCCTGGTACGGGCCCTGTCCCTGGTCCTGGTCACGGTCCTGCTCTGGGCCACCAGGAGCGAAATGGCTTCGCAGGCCGTATTCACCTGCTGCCTGACCTCATCCAACAGAGCCATcactccccctccccctccatcacttcctccccctcctccaGTCACACCAGCCCCTCCATGTCCCCCCAATCCGCCTTGGAGAGGCTGCTTGCCAGCGAG ACACTCTCTGGCAGTAATTCTCTTCAAAAACACAAGTCCTCTTCTTCCTTCACCCCATTCATTGACCCTCGCCTTCTACAAATATCGCCCTCTACTGGCAGCTCTCTCAACAACATGG CGGTCATCGGGAATGACCTTCGGCTGCATGAAGTGTTAAGGCCAGACCCCATGCGTAAAGGCTCGGTGGTTAACGTGAACCCGGTGAACACTCGGCCACAAAGCGACACGCCCGAGATCCGCAAGTACAAGAAGAGGTTCAATTCCGAGATCCTGTGTGCTGCACTCTGGG GGGTGAACTTATTGGTGGGGACAGAAAGTGGGCTTTTGCTTCTGGACCGCAGTGGGCAGGGTAAAGTTTACCCCCTCATCAACCGCCGCCGTTTTCAGCAAATGGATGTTCTGGAAGGCCTTAATGTTCTGGTCACAATATCAG GAAAAAAGAACAAGCTGCGAGTGTATTATCTGTCCTGGCTGAGGAACAAGATCCTACACAATGACCCAGAGGTGGAGAAGAAGCAGGGGTGGACTACAGTGGGAGAGCTGGAGGGCTGTGTGCACTACAAAGTTG TGAAATATGAAAGGATCAAGTTCTTGGTGCTGGCCTTGAAAAACTCTGTGGAGGTCTATGCGTGGGCACCGAAGCCGTATCATAAATTCATGGCCTTTAAG TCATTTGGCGACCTGGTACACAAGCCCTTGCTAGTGGACCTGACTGTGGAGGAGGGACAGAGGTTAAAGGTGATATACGGCTCCTGCTCTGGTTTTCACGCGGTCGACGTGGATTCGGGCGCCGTTTACGACATCTATTTGCCCACGCAC ATTCAGACCAGCATCCAGTCGCACGCCATCATCATCCTTCCCAACACGGACGGCATCGAGCTGCTGGTCTGCTATGAGGACGAAGGCGTCTACGTGAACACGTACGGGCGCATCACTAAAGACGTGGTGTTGCAGTGGGGAGAGATGCCCACCTCTGTTG CATACATCAGGTCGAATCAGATCATGGGCTGGGGCGAGAAGGCCATAGAGATCCGCTCGGTCGAGACGGGTCACTTGGATGGCGTGTTCATGCACAAAAGGGCACAAAGGCTTAAGTTCCTGTGCGAGAGAAATGACAAG GTGTTCTTCGCTTCTGTACGTCAAGGCGGCGCGAGTCAGGTCTACTTCATGACCCTGGGCCGCAGCAATCTGCTCAGCTGGTAA
- the LOC108258915 gene encoding mitogen-activated protein kinase kinase kinase kinase 4 isoform X8 yields the protein MANDSPAKSLVDIDLSSLRDPAGIFELVEVVGNGTYGQVYKGRHVKTGQLAAIKVMDVTEDEEEEIKLEINMLKKYSHHRNIATYYGAFIKKSPPGHDDQLWLVMEFCGAGSITDLVKNTKNGLKEDWIAYISREILRGLAHLHAHHVIHRDIKGQNVLLTENAEVKLVDFGVSAQLDRTVGRRNTFIGTPYWMAPEVIACDENPDATYDYRSDLWSCGITAIEMAEGAPPLCDMHPMRALFLIPRNPPPRLKSKKWSKKFINFIENCLVKNYTQRPPTDQLLKHPFIRDQPNERQVRIQLKDHIDHTRKKRGERDETEYDWSLSEEEDDEAPEAEGEPSSIVNVPGESTLRRDFIRLQQENKERSEALKRQQLLQEQQLREQEEYKRQLLAERQKRIEQQKEQRRRLEEQQRRERELRRQQEREQRRREQEEKRRVEEMERRRKEEDERRRAEEEKRRNDREQEYIRRQLEEEQRHLEILQQQLLHEQAMLLEFKWRELEEQRKAERLQRQLQQEQTYLLSLQRGPKQRTSSLTAQPDWAKLPQARPLDDPDPPVYSNADECTPKADLLRQTDGDQNVDPDAEQNKHVDENEALTDECREQTESVSVDSSPLVTQPVGETDRNDDPLVQSTPSSGPVSEAQPVGEADERYRKNHQGSPQTAPPKQQPPVPPRSSEPYSNGNSSSESSSMHKPMEPQVQWSHLAALKNNASAPPVSRSHSFSDPVPNFAHLHLRSQEPHHPAHPAHPAHPARSEHPHPLPLSLSRSHETSETSVNDEVPPKVPVRTTSRSPVLSRRDSPLQNNQQSSQPGQRNAGSNVEPRLLWDRVEKLARPGSGSSSGSSNSSSQTSSQSSGEKFRVRSSSKSEGSPHQRPENAGKKLEEKKDFVRPARPSDLTLLANEVRAIEEARPPHKVTDYSSSSEDSDSEEDDEVEQELGNESTSGTEDSRASSSKVSNGETESVKTMIVHDEAESDTAITPSKDGTLIVRQTLSGSNSLQKHKSSSSFTPFIDPRLLQISPSTGSSLNNMAVIGNDLRLHEVLRPDPMRKGSVVNVNPVNTRPQSDTPEIRKYKKRFNSEILCAALWGVNLLVGTESGLLLLDRSGQGKVYPLINRRRFQQMDVLEGLNVLVTISGKKNKLRVYYLSWLRNKILHNDPEVEKKQGWTTVGELEGCVHYKVVKYERIKFLVLALKNSVEVYAWAPKPYHKFMAFKSFGDLVHKPLLVDLTVEEGQRLKVIYGSCSGFHAVDVDSGAVYDIYLPTHIQTSIQSHAIIILPNTDGIELLVCYEDEGVYVNTYGRITKDVVLQWGEMPTSVAYIRSNQIMGWGEKAIEIRSVETGHLDGVFMHKRAQRLKFLCERNDKVFFASVRQGGASQVYFMTLGRSNLLSW from the exons CTGGTGATGGAATTCTGTGGAGCTGGCTCAATCACAGACCTGGTGAAGAACACGAAGAACGGCCTGAAGGAGGATTGGATCGCCTACATTTCACGAGAGATCCTCCGA GGTCTGGCACATTTGCATGCACACCACGTCATCCACCGTGACATCAAAGGCCAGAACGTCCTGCTCACCGAGAACGCCGAGGTCAAACTAG TTGATTTTGGCGTGAGCGCTCAGTTGGACCGGACAGTCGGCAGGAGGAACACTTTCATCGGCACACCTTACTGGATGGCACCCGAGGTCATTGCCTGTGATGAGAACCCTGACGCTACTTATGACTACAGA AGTGACCTGTGGTCGTGTGGAATCACTGCTATCGAAATGGCCGAAGGCGCTCCCC CACTTTGTGACATGCACCCAATGCGAGCTCTCTTCCTCATCCCGAGAAATCCACCTCCTCGACTCAAGTCCAAAAAATG GTCCAAGAAGTTCATCAATTTTATCGAGAATTGTTTGGTGAAGAACTACACTCAGAGGCCACCCACCGATCAGCTCCTGAAACACCCGTTCATCAGAGACCAGCCGAACGAAAGGCAGGTCCGCATCCAGCTCAAGGACCACATCGACCACACACGCAAgaagaggggggagagag ATGAGACGGAGTATGATTGGAGTCTaagtgaagaagaagatgatgaggCTCCGGAGGCGGAAGGAGAACCCAG TTCTATAGTGAACGTACCTGGCGAGTCGACGCTGCGGCGGGACTTCATCCGTCTgcagcaggaaaacaaggagCGCTCGGAGGCCCTGAAGAGACAGCAGCTCCTTCAGGAGCAGCAGCTCCGCGAGCAAGAGGAGTACAAGCGCCAACTGCTGGCCGAGCGCCAGAAGCGCATAGAGCAGCAGAAAGAGCAAAGGAGACGCCTGGAGGAG CAACAGCGGCGTGAGCGAGAGCTGAGAAGGCAGCAGGAGCGCGAGCAGAGGCGGCGGGAACAGGAGGAGAAAAGGAGAGTAGAGGAGATGGAGCGCCGGCGCAAGGAGGAGGACGAGCGCAGGAGGGCGGAGGAGGAGAAAAGACGGAATGATCGTGAACAG GAATATATCCGCCGTCAGCTGGAAGAGGAGCAGAGGCATCTAGAGATCCTTCAGCAGCAGCTGCTTCACGAGCAGGCCATGTTACTG GAGTTCAAATGGCGGGAGCTGGAGGAGCAGCGGAAGGCGGAGCGGCTGCAGCGTCAGCTCCAGCAGGAGCAGACCTACCTGCTCTCCCTGCAGCGCGGACCGAAACAGCGCACTTCCTCCCTCACGGCCCAGCCCGACTGGGCAAAACTACCCCAAGCGCGCCCCTTAGATGACCCCGACCCCCCCGTTTACTCTAACGCAGACGAGTGCACGCCGAAGGCTGACCTCCTCCGTCAGACTGACGGCGACCAGAATGTAGATCCAGATGCAGAGCAGAATAAACATGTAGATGAGAACGAAGCCCTTACTGATGAGTGCAGGGAACAGACTGAGAGTGTGTCGGTGGATTCGAGCCCTTTAGTCACACAGCCAGTGGGTGAGACAGACAGGAACGACGACCCCCTCGTCCAGTCAACTCCATCCAGTGGCCCGGTGTCTGAAGCCCAGCCAGTCGGAGAG GCTGATGAAAGATACCGCAAGAACCATCAGGGCTCGCCTCAGACAGCTCCACCCAAGCAGCAGCCGCCAGTACCTCCCCGTTCATCTGAGCCCTATTCTAACGGGAACTCCTCATCCGAGTCCTCAAGCATGCACAAGCCCATGGAACCGCAG GTCCAGTGGTCTCACCTGGCCGCTCTAAAGAACAACGCGTCCGCTCCCCCCGTGTCCCGTTCTCATTCCTTCAGCGATCCAGTTCCTAATTTTGCACATCTCCATCTGCGCTCTCAAGAGCCACACCACCCAGCGCACCCTGCTCACCCAGCACACCCTGCACGCTCTGAGCATCCTCACCCTCTGCCCCTTTCACTGTCTCGGAGCCATGAGACCTCTGAAACATCAGTCAATGACGAGGTTCCACCAAAG GTTCCCGTGAGGACGACATCCAGATCACCTGTACTGTCCCGCAGAGACTCCCCACTTCAGAACAACCAGCAAAGCAGCCAACCTGGACAGAGGAATGCTGGAAG TAACGTGGAACCGCGTCTGCTGTGGGATCGGGTGGAGAAGCTGGCTAGACCAGGCAGTGGAAGCTCTTCTGGCTCCAGTAACTCCAGCTCACAGACTAGCTCTCAGAGTTCAGGGGAGAAGTTCAGGGTTCGCT CATCTTCAAAATCCGAGGGCTCGCCACATCAACGCCCGGAAAATGCTGGCAAAAAattggaggagaagaaggactTTGTCAGACCAGCCAGGCcctct GATCTCACTCTACTGGCCAATGAGGTGCGTGCAATTGAAGAAGCTCGTCCTCCTCACAAGGTGACTGACTACTCCTCATCTAGTGAGGACTCTGATTCAGAAGAGGATGATGAGGTGGAACAGGAGCTGGGCAACGAGTCTACATCTGGCACCGAGGACTCGAGGGCAAG CTCCTCGAAAGTTAGCAATGGTGAGACGGAGTCAGTGAAGACCATGATTGTTCACGACGAAGCAGAAAGCGACACAGCCATCACACCCTCTAAAGACGGCACTTTAATCGTCAGACAG ACACTCTCTGGCAGTAATTCTCTTCAAAAACACAAGTCCTCTTCTTCCTTCACCCCATTCATTGACCCTCGCCTTCTACAAATATCGCCCTCTACTGGCAGCTCTCTCAACAACATGG CGGTCATCGGGAATGACCTTCGGCTGCATGAAGTGTTAAGGCCAGACCCCATGCGTAAAGGCTCGGTGGTTAACGTGAACCCGGTGAACACTCGGCCACAAAGCGACACGCCCGAGATCCGCAAGTACAAGAAGAGGTTCAATTCCGAGATCCTGTGTGCTGCACTCTGGG GGGTGAACTTATTGGTGGGGACAGAAAGTGGGCTTTTGCTTCTGGACCGCAGTGGGCAGGGTAAAGTTTACCCCCTCATCAACCGCCGCCGTTTTCAGCAAATGGATGTTCTGGAAGGCCTTAATGTTCTGGTCACAATATCAG GAAAAAAGAACAAGCTGCGAGTGTATTATCTGTCCTGGCTGAGGAACAAGATCCTACACAATGACCCAGAGGTGGAGAAGAAGCAGGGGTGGACTACAGTGGGAGAGCTGGAGGGCTGTGTGCACTACAAAGTTG TGAAATATGAAAGGATCAAGTTCTTGGTGCTGGCCTTGAAAAACTCTGTGGAGGTCTATGCGTGGGCACCGAAGCCGTATCATAAATTCATGGCCTTTAAG TCATTTGGCGACCTGGTACACAAGCCCTTGCTAGTGGACCTGACTGTGGAGGAGGGACAGAGGTTAAAGGTGATATACGGCTCCTGCTCTGGTTTTCACGCGGTCGACGTGGATTCGGGCGCCGTTTACGACATCTATTTGCCCACGCAC ATTCAGACCAGCATCCAGTCGCACGCCATCATCATCCTTCCCAACACGGACGGCATCGAGCTGCTGGTCTGCTATGAGGACGAAGGCGTCTACGTGAACACGTACGGGCGCATCACTAAAGACGTGGTGTTGCAGTGGGGAGAGATGCCCACCTCTGTTG CATACATCAGGTCGAATCAGATCATGGGCTGGGGCGAGAAGGCCATAGAGATCCGCTCGGTCGAGACGGGTCACTTGGATGGCGTGTTCATGCACAAAAGGGCACAAAGGCTTAAGTTCCTGTGCGAGAGAAATGACAAG GTGTTCTTCGCTTCTGTACGTCAAGGCGGCGCGAGTCAGGTCTACTTCATGACCCTGGGCCGCAGCAATCTGCTCAGCTGGTAA